Proteins co-encoded in one Arachis hypogaea cultivar Tifrunner chromosome 13, arahy.Tifrunner.gnm2.J5K5, whole genome shotgun sequence genomic window:
- the LOC112792692 gene encoding uncharacterized protein: MPKIRRARSQSNDCTRSHPYPSNSRNDELHKPKNLVGSVDDVKEWEDARCPICMESPHNAVLLKCSSHEMGCRPYMCNTSYRHSNCLDQFCKSFGSHLSSTILQEIPLTSTTSNGRDVQLEPRHSPEYGSQLQAKLICPLCRGEIFGYMVLEPARRHMNSKPRSCASETCEFQGTYAELRKHARSEHPSVRPSEVDPSRQSDWTRMERERDLEDLFSSIHARSDVDNRDTMLTGDLADLMSFFLYEIFSSIEDANRMASLMSSSRHRMPLHDRRSGTMQRIPNGTQRSQSARWRSNLPLAHQPERTQRGRNISSSRAGQANRPARWRTNLSLSSRMPREAHQYYREVSPGLRMTSSTRMSRSGISRTTPENTPSFGRNYGNSSSGRTAGHHLRWRDQGWSSS, from the coding sequence ATGCCAAAAATTAGAAGAGCTCGGTCCCAATCTAATGATTGCACTAGGTCGCATCCTTACCCTTCCAACTCCAGAAACGATGAGTTACATAAACCCAAGAATTTGGTGGGATCGGTTGACGACGTGAAAGAATGGGAGGATGCTAGGTGTCCTATTTGCATGGAATCTCCACACAACGCTGTTCTTCTGAAATGTTCTTCCCATGAGATGGGTTGCCGTCCTTATATGTGTAATACCAGTTACCGGCACTCCAACTGCCTTGACCAGTTTTGCAAGTCATTTGGTTCTCATCTCTCGTCAACAATACTGCAAGAAATCCCTCTCACAAGCACAACCTCTAACGGTAGGGACGTTCAATTAGAGCCTAGACACTCCCCAGAATATGGGAGCCAATTGCAGGCAAAGCTCATCTGCCCTCTTTGCCGGGGAGAGATATTTGGATATATGGTCTTGGAGCCTGCTCGTAGGCACATGAATTCTAAACCAAGGAGTTGCGCTTCTGAGACTTGTGAATTCCAAGGGACATATGCAGAACTCCGGAAGCATGCTAGGTCTGAGCATCCATCCGTCCGACCATCTGAGGTGGATCCCTCGCGACAAAGTGATTGGACGAGGATGGAACGGGAAAGGGACTTAGAAGATCTGTTTAGCTCAATTCATGCAAGATCTGATGTTGATAACAGAGACACAATGTTGACTGGGGATCTTGCTGATTTAATGTCCTTTTTCTTGTATGAAATATTTTCTTCTATTGAAGATGCTAACAGGATGGCTAGTTTGATGTCGAGTTCTAGACATAGAATGCCATTACATGATAGAAGGTCTGGAACAATGCAGAGGATACCAAATGGTACACAAAGAAGTCAATCGGCTAGATGGAGATCCAATTTACCTTTAGCACATCAACCAGAGAGAACTCAGAGAGGCAGAAATATATCATCATCCCGTGCTGGGCAGGCGAACCGTCCTGCTAGATGGAGAACAAACTTATCACTGTCATCAAGGATGCCTCGTGAAGCTCACCAGTATTATAGAGAGGTAAGCCCAGGGTTGAGGATGAcatcttcaacaagaatgtctcgATCAGGAATTTCTAGAACTACTCCGGAAAACACACCTTCATTTGGAAGAAATTATGGCAATTCGTCATCTGGAAGGACTGCTGGACATCATCTACGATGGCGTGACCAAGGATGGTCGTCGTCATAG
- the LOC112792691 gene encoding protochlorophyllide-dependent translocon component 52, chloroplastic, with product METMISFSAPSFLHIPTPHEPTTPPLRKSMFFSTTTTNTTTQLTNSPLLSIVHGNKSKSKLFTALSPSPLTESSNTPEAETEVEPKGEKFDWYSQWYPVMPICDLDKRAPHGKKVLGIDVVVWWDRNESAWKVFDDACPHRLAPLSEGRIDQWGRLQCVYHGWCFNGSGDCKLIPQAPPDAPPFHTFKKACVAAYPSTVQNGMLWFWPNSDPQYKDILERKKPPYIPEIDDPSYTSLMGNRDIPYGYEVLIENLMDPAHVPYAHYGIMRTQKPKEKVDREGGRPLELAIEKLDVNGFLAEQGWSKSKFMPPCVFYAYSHDQPAPSGENQKSSKQKKFSLIFVCIPVSPGKSRLIWCFPRNFGLWMDKIVPRWFFHIGQNLILDSDLYLLHVEEYKLMEVGSANWAKACFVPTKSDALVVGFRKWLNKYAGGQVDWRGKYSGVLAPTPPREQLFDRYWSHVVNCRSCNRAYKSLNVAEVALQIICVASIGIVAAMKQGTMSTFTRSSMVVVAVLSFALSRWLAHFIYKNFRYHDYNHAFR from the exons ATGGAAACTATGATATCTTTCTCtgctccttcatttcttcacatCCCAACACCGCATGAACCAACAACCCCACCACTTAGGAAATCCATGTTCTTCAGCACTACTACTACTAATACTACTACTCAACTAACCAATTCACCATTACTCTCTATAGTTCATGGAAACAAATCAAAATCCAAGCTTTTCACTGCCTTGTCACCATCTCCATTGACAGAATCCAGCAACACACCTGAGGCTGAGACGGAAGTTGAACCAAAGGGAGAGAAGTTTGATTGGTACTCTCAGTGGTATCCAGTGATGCCAATATGTGACCTTGACAAGAGGGCACCCCACGGGAAGAAAGTGTTGGGGATTGATGTGGTTGTGTGGTGGGATAGGAATGAGAGTGCATGGAAGGTGTTTGATGATGCATGCCCTCACAGATTGGCACCTTTGTCTGAGGGAAGGATCGATCAATGGGGCAGATTGCAGTGTGTCTACCATGGTTGGTGTTTTAATGGCTCTGGGGACTGTAAGCTCATTCCTCAGGCACCCCCTGATGCTCCTCCG TTTCATACCTTCAAAAAAGCATGTGTAGCCGCATACCCAAGTACTGTGCAGAATGGTATGTTGTGGTTTTGGCCAAATTCTGATCCTCAATATAAAGATATTCTTGAAAGAAAGAAACCCCCATACATACCAGAGATTGATGATCCCTCATACACTAGCTTGATGGGAAACAGAGATATTCCTTATGG CTATGAGGTGCTGATCGAGAACCTTATGGACCCTGCACATGTTCCGTACGCACATTATGGAATAATGCGTACTCAGAAACCAAAAG AGAAAGTTGATAGAGAAGGAGGCAGGCCACTAGAATTGGCAATTGAAAAGTTAGATGTCAACGGTTTTTTAGCAGAGCAGGGTTGGAGCAAAAGCAAATTCATGCCGCCATGCGTATTTTATGCATATAGCCACGATCAACCTGCGCCATCCGGTGAAAATCAG AAGTCATCAAAACAGAAGAAATTTTCCTTAATCTTTGTTTGCATCCCGGTTAGTCCTGGTAAAAGCAGACTGATATGGTGCTTCCCACGAAACTTTGGACTGTGGATGGACAAAATTGTGCCGCGGTGGTTCTTTCATATTGGACAAAACCTTATTCTAGATTCAGATTTATATCTTCTTCATGTTGAG GAATACAAACTTATGGAAGTTGGTTCAGCGAACTGGGCGAAAGCCTGTTTCGTGCCAACAAAGTCGGATGCACTTGTGGTCGGTTTTAGAAAGTGGCTAAACAAGTATGCAGGTGGGCAAGTTGATTGGAGAGGTAAATACAGTGGAGTTCTTGCGCCAACGCCACCCAGGGAGCAGCTTTTTGACAGGTATTGGTCGCATGTGGTGAACTGCCGGAGCTGCAACCGTGCATATAAGAGCCTCAATGTGGCTGAAGTGGCGCTTCAGATCATATGTGTTGCTTCAATAGGGATTGTTGCTGCAATGAAGCAGGGAACCATGTCTACATTCACAAGAAGTTCAATGGTTGTggttgcagtgctctcattcgcCTTGTCTCGTTGGCTAGCTCACTTCATATACAAGAATTTCCGTTATCATGATTACAACCATGCATTCCGCTGA
- the LOC112792693 gene encoding IQ domain-containing protein IQM2 — protein sequence MGISFSFSCPFAKYNDVEDGLDSMVVKSIDFGNDQIKTLVRSVSFNNRDSEPTILKSQGSGKMTVEKSVSFKRKDISSVISDNAIEFDKENESFVSKISKKIKDTDDESPRLECEAETIQSALLNPHNPKHMAALKLQKVYKSFRTRRKLADCAILVEQSWWKLLDFAELKRSSISFFDIEKHETAISRWSRARTRAAKVGKGLSKDDKAQKLALQHWLEAIDPRHRYGHNLHFYYDKWLQCQGREPFFYWLDIGEGREVNLEKCPRTKLQTQCIKYLGPMERLAYEVVVEDGKFFYKQSGELLDTTESDAHAKWIFVLSTSKSLYVGKKKKGSFQHSSFLAGGATSSAGRLVVEHGVLKAVWPHSGHYRPTEENFQEFILFLQENNVNLSDVKMVPVGEADELFSVRSMGHLRSHSSEEDFTENISGLETEESIVQDSIEKHPNLMETKLASALTTPRSRQFQILGRELSSLQIPKRGIEGLESEEGNVTKSIESFEPESPTADQETEPLAPELDHQTPKQNVSDKKDGESDEETVPEESILKRINSHKGMKSYQLGKQLSCKWTTGAGPRIGCVRDYPSELQFRALEQVNLSPRSAARTKSPLAQRTTSGLSPSVSSIASLCGDTSAETQFEYMNMSQRSEHNSRSEFSPLIRGTSVIPVIHMS from the exons ATGGGGATATCTTTTTCCTTCTCATGTCCATTTGCCAAGTACAATGATGTCGAAGACGGATTAGATTCTATGGTTGTAAAATCCATTGACTTTGGCAATGACCAAATCAAGACTCTAGTAAGATCAGTGAGTTTCAACAACAGAGATTCAGAACCAACCATCCTTAAGTCCCAAGGTTCAGGGAAGATGACAGTAGAGAAATCTGTAAGCTTCAAGCGAAAAGATATCAGTAGTGTGATCTCAGACAATGCTATTGAGTTTGATAAAGAGAATGAATCATTTGTCTCAAAGATTAGCAAAAAGATTAAAGACACAGATGATGAATCTCCTAGGCTAGAATGTGAAGCAGAAACAATCCAATCAGCACTTTTGAATCCACACAATCCTAAACACATGGCTGCACTTAAATTACAGAAAGTTTACAAGAGCTTTCGCACTAGAAGAAAGCTTGCGGATTGCGCAATTCTTGTTGAACAAAGCTG GTGGAAGCTTTTAGATTTCGCCGAACTCAAGCGCAGCTCGATATCTTTCTTTGACATTGAGAAACATGAAACTGCCATTTCGCGTTGGTCTAGAGCTAGAACCAGAGCTGCCAAG GTTGGAAAAGGTTTATCAAAAGATGATAAAGCTCAAAAGCTTGCTCTACAACACTGGCTTGAAGCG ATTGACCCGCGCCATCGCTATGGACACAATTTGCACTTCTATTATGATAAATGGCTTCAGTGCCAAGGCAGAGAACCCTTCTTCTACTG GCTTGACATTGGAGAAGGAAGAGAAGTAAATCTCGAGAAGTGCCCGCGTACTAAACTTCAAACTCAGTGTATCAAATATCTTGGTCCG ATGGAAAGGTTGGCTTATGAAGTTGTTGTAGAAGATGGAAAGTTCTTCTACAAACAATCAGGAGAGCTCCTTGACACGACCGAATCGGATGCACATGCCAAGTGGATTTTTGTCCTTAGCACATCTAAGTCACTGTatgttggcaagaaaaagaaaggtTCATTTCAACATTCTAGCTTCTTGGCTGGAGGAGCTACATCTTCTGCTGGCCGTCTGGTTGTCGAACACGGCGTCTTGAAG GCAGTTTGGCCTCATAGTGGTCACTATCGTCCGACGGAAGAGAACTTTCAGGAGTTTATTTTATTCTTGCAAGAGAACAATGTGAACCTCTCTGATGTCAAG ATGGTTCCAGTTGGTGAGGCTGATGAATTATTTTCAGTAAGAAGCATGGGACATCTCAGAAGCCACTCGTCCGAAGAGGACTTCACTGAGAACATCAGTGGCTTGGAGACCGAAGAGAGCATCGTCCAAGACTCAATCGAAAagcatccaaatttgatggaaaccAAGCTAGCTTCTGCATTGACAACACCTCGCTCAAGGCAATTCCAGATTCTTGGAAGAGAACTATCCAGTCTTCAAATACCAAAGAGGGGAATTGAAGGACTAGAAAGCGAGGAAGGAAATGTTACGAAAAGTATCGAGAGTTTTgaaccggagtctcctacagcTGATCAAGAAACAGAACCATTGGCACCAGAGCTAGACCACCAAACTCCTAAGCAAAATGTGAGTGACAAAAAGGATGGTGAGAGTGATGAAGAAACAGTTCCAGAAGAgtcaatactgaagagaatcaaCTCACACAAAGGGATGAAATCCTACCAACTTGGTAAGCAGTTATCCTGCAAATGGACAACTGGAGCCGGACCTCGAATCGGCTGTGTAAGGGACTACCCGAGTGAACTCCAGTTTCGCGCTTTGGAGCAAGTTAACCTGTCCCCAAGAAGCGCTGCCCGGACGAAGTCGCCGTTAGCTCAAAGAACCACCTCCGGTTTGAGTCCTAGTGTTTCTTCTATTGCAAGTTTGTGTGGTGATACATCAGCAGAAACACAATTTGAATATATGAACATGTCTCAAAGAAGTGAGCATAATTCAAGATCAGAGTTCTCCCCATTGATCAGAGGAACATCAGTGATACCAGTTATTCATATGTCATGA
- the LOC112792690 gene encoding large ribosomal subunit protein eL32z translates to MAVPLLSKKIVKKRVKKFKRPQSDRKISVKENWRRPKGIDSRVRRKFKGCTLMPNIGYGSDKKTRHYLPNGFKKFVVHNVKDLELLMMHNRTYCAEIAHNVSTRKRKDIVERAAQLDVVVTNKTARLRSQEDE, encoded by the exons ATGGCGGTGCCGTTGCTTTCGAAGAAGATCGTGAAGAAGAGGGTCAAGAAGTTCAAGAGGCCCCAGAGCGACCGCAAGATCTCCGTTAAG GAAAACTGGCGCAGACCCAAGGGTATTGATTCTCGTGTGAGGAGAAAGTTTAAGGGATGCACTTTGATGCCAAATATTGGTTACGGGTCTGACAAGAAGACCCGACACTATCTCCCTAATGGTTTCAAGAAATTTGTTGTTCACAATGTGAAGGACTTGGAACTGCTCATGATGCACAACAG GACCTACTGTGCAGAGATTGCACACAATGTATCAACAAGGAAGAGGAAGGATATAGTGGAGAGAGCTGCCCAGCTTGATGTGGTAGTGACAAACAAGACTGCCAGGCTACGTAGCCAGGAGGACGAGTAG
- the LOC112792689 gene encoding uncharacterized protein, whose product MKDSHSHPSSSAAAATTAAEPIAQNMIKLISNLCFSVFVFSVLIFTVIAITYQPPDPWLQSAPALTTLFTQSENATFHIDTSIIKTGEDISPSPQDPPLPFPSQSAAAPAVTEAVIEKAEERIANLTPPLASPADSDDAVGVVRGPCADAAAAGTLNCSDPRVLIAVERFNLRTFKSIAFFDYQTPVNGSTADECDVAWRFRNKREKSWRKYRDFRRFKLQLTDDCKYKVVHAGRWHSGSNARRNPALRPRNEGARSGANGKGKALPKISNRDDEINDTIPTLGSAINFRNGKYLYYSRGGDYCKGMNHYMWSFLCGLGEAMFLNRTFVMDLSVCLAATYNPGHKDEEGKDFRYYFDFEHLKEVASIVEEGEFVRDWKKWDKTHLKRNKVPVRKVVTHKVTPMQLKKDKSTIIWRQFDAPEPENYWYRVCEGEAAKYIQRPWHALWKSKRLMNIVTEISGRMDWDFDAVHVVRGEKAQNKELWPHLDYDTSPDVLVEKLKGMIQPQRNLYIATNEPFYNYFDKLRPNYKVHLLDDYKELWGTTSEWYNETTLLNNGKPVEFDGYMRAAVDTEVFYRGKTHVETFYNLTKDCKDGVNTC is encoded by the coding sequence ATGAAGGACTCACACTCACACCCAAGCAGCTCCGCCGCCGCCGCCACCACGGCAGCGGAGCCAATAGCACAGAACATGATAAAGCTCATAAGCAACCTCTGTTTCTCTGTCTTCGTTTTCTCGGTCCTAATCTTCACCGTCATTGCCATTACCTACCAGCCACCAGACCCATGGCTCCAATCAGCGCCAGCACTCACTACTCTCTTCACCCAATCAGAAAATGCCACGTTTCACATCGACACTTCTATCATCAAAACCGGCGAGGATATTTCCCCTTCGCCACAGGATCCGCCGCTTCCCTTTCCTTCACAATCGGCCGCCGCTCCTGCCGTCACGGAGGCCGTCATCGAGAAGGCCGAGGAGCGGATCGCAAATTTAACCCCGCCGTTAGCCTCCCCTGCCGACTCTGATGACGCCGTCGGTGTCGTCCGCGGACCCTGCGCCGACGCAGCCGCCGCCGGAACCCTAAACTGCTCCGATCCTCGCGTCTTGATTGCAGTCGAGAGGTTTAACCTAAGGACGTTCAAGTCGATCGCGTTCTTTGATTACCAGACGCCGGTGAACGGCTCTACAGCCGACGAGTGCGACGTCGCGTGGCGGTTCCGGAACAAGAGGGAGAAGTCGTGGCGGAAGTACCGTGACTTCCGGCGGTTCAAGCTCCAGCTCACCGACGATTGTAAGTACAAGGTGGTGCACGCCGGCCGATGGCATTCAGGTAGCAATGCGCGGAGGAACCCGGCGCTCCGTCCGCGAAATGAAGGTGCTCGCAGTGGTGCCAACGGTAAGGGTAAGGCTTTGCCAAAAATTTCAAACCGTGATGATGAGATTAATGATACTATTCCTACTTTGGGATCCGCAATTAACTTTAGGAATGGCAAGTATCTGTATTATTCAAGGGGTGGGGATTATTGCAAAGGGATGAACCATTATATGTGGAGTTTCTTGTGTGGATTGGGTGAGGCTATGTTTTTGAATAGGACTTTTGTGATGGATTTGAGTGTTTGCTTAGCTGCAACATATAATCCTGGCCATAAGGATGAGGAAGGGAAGGATTTTCGGTATTATTTCGATTTCGAGCATCTGAAGGAGGTGGCTTCCATTGTGGAGGAAGGTGAGTTCGTGAGAGATTGGAAGAAGTGGGATAAGACCCATTTGAAGAGGAACAAGGTTCCTGTTAGGAAGGTGGTGACACACAAGGTGACTCCCATGCAGCTTAAGAAGGACAAGAGCACCATCATTTGGAGGCAGTTTGATGCGCCGGAGCCGGAGAATTACTGGTATAGAGTCTGCGAAGGCGAGGCTGCAAAGTATATTCAGAGGCCCTGGCATGCTTTGTGGAAGTCCAAGAGGTTGATGAATATTGTTACAGAGATTAGTGGAAGGATGGACTGGGATTTTGATGCAGTCCATGTGGTTCGAGGGGAGAAAGCTCAGAACAAGGAGCTGTGGCCTCATTTAGATTACGACACATCGCCGGATGTTCTTGTTGAGAAGCTGAAAGGAATGATCCAACCTCAGAGGAATTTGTATATTGCCACCAATGAGCCTTTCTACAATTACTTCGACAAGTTGAGACCCAACTACAAGGTCCATTTGCTTGATGATTATAAGGAACTGTGGGGAACTACGAGTGAGTGGTACAACGAAACCACACTTCTCAACAACGGAAAACCAGTCGAGTTTGATGGGTACATGAGAGCTGCAGTCGATACAGAAGTCTTTTATCGTGGTAAGACACACGTGGAGACATTCTATAATTTGACTAAAGATTGCAAGGACGGCGTAAATACATGCTGA